DNA sequence from the Pseudomonadota bacterium genome:
CGCCAGAAGTAAGGAGACTCTCCTGGCTATTTAGACCGAGCTCTTTAAGACTATCGACGCGCACAATTCCAAAAAGAGCGATATCGTAAACATCTACAAAGTAACCAAGAGCGGCTACAAATATTGCGGCGCGCAGAGCGGTCTGAGTTGCTTGTTTGGGAGCCTGTGTCGTAGAGGCCTGTGTCGTCATAGGGAACCAGCCTATAAGATGGTTCTCGTCCAGGCGGTAGAAAGCGAGTCAGCGTATTCGTTCCATAGCCAGCCGTTATGCGCCTTAATCCACATAAGCTTAACACCGGGATGCGAGAGGCTTAGAGCATAGAGCTCCTGCACAAGATCAAGATTTGCAATGGGACCGGTGCTTCTCTTCCAGCCCCGCTTTTCCCAACTCGGAGCCCACTCGTTAACGGTCTTTACGCACAGTAGGCTATCTGAGTGCATCTCTACACGAGCGTCCTTAGGGAGCGCGGAGAGAGCTCGGATAAGGGCCGTAAGCTCCATGCGGTTGTTGGTTGTTTGTGGGGCATGGCCGTGCTCCTGGTGAAGGATCTCTCCATTCACTACGTGCACATAACCCCAGCCACCAGGGCCAGGATTAGGTTGGCAGCCACCATCGGTGAATATCCCCGTTTGTGGTCCGGCTGAATAGGAGCTTAGTACCTCTTCTAGTAACAGGGATGGCATTATCCGACCTTGGCCCGAAGTTTCTCCATAAGTCCGGAGAATTTGCTCTTACGAATAATGCCCGAGAACTCGTTTCTGTAGTTTGCAACGAGTCCGATATTCTCAATCACAACGTCATACACCTGCCAGCGACCATCTTGGAATGAGAGTCTATACTCAATCGGAAATGTGTCACCCTTACTGATAACGCTGGTTTTTACAGAGGCTCTGGAAAGTTCAACCGACTCGGACTCTACCTTTACCATACCAGGCTTAACCGTTTCTATCTTAGATAGGTAGGTACGCGCCAGGAGCTCAGAGAATACGGTGGTAAAGTCCTGCTGCTCTTCAATGCTAATATCGTTCCAGTTTGCCCCAAGAGAGCGCTTCGCCATCTCAGAGAAATTAAACTTCGGATTAATAACCGCGCGTAACTTTGCACGTCGCTCTGCCTTTTGGGACTCCTCTGGATAGATGGCGGCAATACGCACGATCTCATTGACCGTAGTTTGCATCTCTATTTTTGGCGAAGTAGCAACATCTGCCCAGACAGAATTAGTCGATAAGATCTGAGCAGCCACGGCGATAATTAGAGTAACGATACGAACCATGAAACATCCCTGTTCTTAAACTAAATACTACTTATTTGAGCCAGCGGCATCCTTTGGCTCATCATTGTCCCCACTAATGCTGTGAACGAGCTTGCCGATAACATCCTCAATATCCACAACCGATTCGGTCTCAAACAACGTGCCCCCCTCCTCGATGTACTTAGAGGAAGCTCCGCGTGAGATCTTTACGTAGCGATCTCCGATGATACCCTTAGTTCTGACCGAGGCGATATCATCGTCCTTAATCTTAATGGAGCGATTGAGCTTTAGGGTAATACGAGCCACGGGGTCTTTAAGAACTATCTCTGAAACAACGCCGATCGGAACCCCCCCGATCTCGACTGAGGCCCCGTACTTAA
Encoded proteins:
- a CDS encoding outer membrane lipid asymmetry maintenance protein MlaD; translated protein: MDQSKFNNPPSTAQLTVPKRGFSLEFMVGLFTIAGVSAAAYLAVGLAGLEFSSSDKYNIFAEFDNISGLKYGASVEIGGVPIGVVSEIVLKDPVARITLKLNRSIKIKDDDIASVRTKGIIGDRYVKISRGASSKYIEEGGTLFETESVVDIEDVIGKLVHSISGDNDEPKDAAGSNK
- a CDS encoding ribonuclease HI — translated: MPSLLLEEVLSSYSAGPQTGIFTDGGCQPNPGPGGWGYVHVVNGEILHQEHGHAPQTTNNRMELTALIRALSALPKDARVEMHSDSLLCVKTVNEWAPSWEKRGWKRSTGPIANLDLVQELYALSLSHPGVKLMWIKAHNGWLWNEYADSLSTAWTRTIL
- a CDS encoding ABC transporter substrate-binding protein, with protein sequence MVRIVTLIIAVAAQILSTNSVWADVATSPKIEMQTTVNEIVRIAAIYPEESQKAERRAKLRAVINPKFNFSEMAKRSLGANWNDISIEEQQDFTTVFSELLARTYLSKIETVKPGMVKVESESVELSRASVKTSVISKGDTFPIEYRLSFQDGRWQVYDVVIENIGLVANYRNEFSGIIRKSKFSGLMEKLRAKVG